AAATTTTTATCGTTTTAAAAAACGAAGATTACGCCCTGCTTTCTAAAAAAATCGGTCTTTCTTTTTGGGAAAAAGCGGACGAAGCGCACACCGTCGCCCGCATTGCGACAAGCTGGGCAACGACGGACGAGCAGGTCGAACGACTGTTGAAAGAGCTTTCGGAACATTCGCCTTGCGGAAAATCGTAATAATAGTTACAGCCGGTTTTGCAAATAGAGCCTTATAAAAATCAAAAAGCTGTGATATAATTGAAAATAGCAGAAGGTATGCATGAACGATGTATTTTTACGGAAATACGATTCGCTTCCGAAACAACTGCAAAACGAAGTGCAGGATTACGTCGAATATCTTTTCTTCAAAGCAAAAACATCTCAAAGCGGCATATCGGCTCCGTCTTCTAAAAAAGCAAAAGCCGACGCATACCGAAAGTTATTAAACTATACGGGCTGCTTACCTGCCGATATCGATTACAAAGCGGAAGCCGGCAACGCCATATTGAAAAAATATGAAAATCTTGCTTGATACCAATGTCATTGTTGATTTTCTTGCTTCTAAAATTGCCGTTTATACGCTGGCCGAGTTTTTGCAAATTATATAAACGGAGCATTCATCTTGCGGAAAATCGTAACGGAAGATTTGGTATACGAAATCCTTTCAGCGGTCGAAGAAATCCCCGAAGGCAAGGTCGCAAGCTACGGGCAAATCGCACGCCTCATCGGCAGGGATAAAAACGCGCGCCTTGTAGGAAAGGTGTTGAGCCGTGCCGAAGATTACGGCGATTATCCGTGTCATCGGGTCGTCAATCATTCGGGCCGCATTGCGCCGAATTTTCCCGAGCAAAAAAATCGCCTCCTTGTCGAAGGCGTTGCGTTCAAAAACGACACCTGCGTCGATTTGGAAAAGCACCGCTGGAAAATATAGAAACGTTTACGGACGTTCGTTACGGTAAATAATTCAATCGCCGATTTGATTTCGGTGATAACGGAACTAACGAACGATCGTTTGGAGATATACAGGTATCTTTAAAAACTCGGTTGGATTTGTAAAAGAAAGATTCCAAAGACAGAAGGTTTTGAAAGCCTTCATACAAACAACCGTTCGTTAGTTATCCACATTGTTGAAAGCCTGTGGATAAGTTTTTTGTTTCACGTGAAACATTTGATACGCCCGATCAAAACATCGGCAAAGTTTTACCGCACACCGAAAGCTGTTCGGTACCTCTTTTATAAAACTACCCTATCCTGTGCCTGCCGAAAGCGTTGTACCCCCCGCCGTATTTTAAAAACCTTCGACCTTACATTCACCCCTAACTTTGTATTATCGTGTTTGCTTTCTCAATTGTTTCACGTGAAACATATCGGCCGAATACCGATTCCCGTCTGCTCCGGTAAAACGGCTCGCGGCGAATACGCTTTACCTGTCCCACAGCAGCCTCAGCGCGCAGAGGGTGTTTCACGTGAAACATTCGGCAACAATTGCTCACGCTTGCCGCTGCCTGTATAAAGTACATATAAAATGTTTCACGTGAAACATTAAGTAACCGATAAACTTTTTCCACAAGTTATGCCCATTGTTGAAAACCCTGCAAGGATTACGGTCGTTCCGAGTTCACAGGTTTGTGCTGTATTTCAAATTCGCGGAAAGCAGCGTCCGTATCGGCAATATCAAAAGCCCGTAGATAAAAAAAGAGA
This Treponema socranskii subsp. buccale DNA region includes the following protein-coding sequences:
- a CDS encoding MGMT family protein; the encoded protein is MRKIVTEDLVYEILSAVEEIPEGKVASYGQIARLIGRDKNARLVGKVLSRAEDYGDYPCHRVVNHSGRIAPNFPEQKNRLLVEGVAFKNDTCVDLEKHRWKI